In one Lycium barbarum isolate Lr01 chromosome 7, ASM1917538v2, whole genome shotgun sequence genomic region, the following are encoded:
- the LOC132602705 gene encoding protein PELPK1-like: protein MGSQMKKQLSQLACALAFFLIATCTMAYAPNPYESPTSTYNKAPQLSKHDYEVPSVSKQEYKAPSLSKNDYYKKPSIPEYNNKKVPSILKDNDYKVPSMPKQEYKAPSLPKNDYYKKSSVPEDNYKKAPSVPKDSSYKVPSVPKPEYKTPYLPKNDYYKKPSVPEDNYKKVPSVPKDNSYKVPSVPKPEYKVPSLSKNDYYKKPSVPEDNYKKVPSVPKDSSYKVPSVPKPEYKMPYLPKNDHYKKPSVPEDNYKKVPSVPKYNSYKVPSMPKLEYKAPSLSKNDYYKKPSVPENNYEKVPSVPKDNSYKVPSVPKPEYKVPSLPKNDNYKKPLSSSPPPYYYNSPPPPSPSPPPPYHY, encoded by the coding sequence ATGGGAAGCCAAATGAAGAAGCAATTGTCTCAACTTGCTTGTGCTTTGGCATTTTTCTTGATTGCGACATGCACTATGGCATATGCACCTAATCcttatgaatcaccaacttcaaCGTACAATAAAGCACCACAATTGTCCAAACATGACTATGAAGTACCTTCAGTGTCTAAACAGGAATACAAGGCGCCTTCTTTGTCAAAAAATGACTATTACAAGAAGCCATCAATTCCAGAATATAACAACAAGAAGGTGCCATCTATTCTAAAAGATAACGACTATAAGGTACCCTCAATGCCTAAACAGGAATACAAGGCTCCATCTTTGCCAAAGAATGACTACTACAAGAAGTCATCAGTTCCAGAAGATAACTACAAGAAGGCGCCATCTGTTCCAAAAGATAGCTCCTACAAGGTACCCTCAGTGCCTAAACCGGAATACAAGACGCCATATTTGCCGAAGAATGACTACTACAAGAAACCATCAGTTCCAGAAGATAACTACAAGAAAGTCCCATCTGTTCCAAAAGATAACTCATACAAAGTACCCTCAGTGCCTAAACCGGAATACAAGGTGCCATCTTTGTCGAAGAATGACTACTACAAGAAGCCATCAGTTCCAGAAGATAACTACAAGAAGGTGCCATCTGTTCCAAAAGATAGCTCCTACAAGGTACCCTCAGTGCCAAAACCGGAATACAAGATGCCATATTTGCCGAAGAATGACCACTACAAGAAACCATCAGTTCCGGAAGATAACTACAAGAAAGTGCCATCTGTTCCAAAATATAACTCATACAAAGTACCCTCAATGCCTAAACTGGAATACAAGGCGCCATCTTTGTCGAAGAATGACTACTACAAGAAGCCATCAGTTCCAGAAAATAACTACGAGAAGGTGCCATCAGTTCCAAAAGATAACTCATACAAGGTACCCTCAGTGCCTAAACCAGAATACAAGGTACCATCTTTACCCAAGAATGACAACTACAAAAAACCATTATCTTCCTCTCCACCACCCTACTACTATAATTCACCTCCTCCTCCTTCACCATCACCACCACCTCCTTACCATTATTAA